The Spinacia oleracea cultivar Varoflay chromosome 2, BTI_SOV_V1, whole genome shotgun sequence DNA segment ACGTTGTAAGAGAGGAAAATCAGAGAGAGACATTTTTCATCACCACGTCAATTTGCCTCTCTGTTATTATAATatggagtactccctccattctcgACTATTAATCCTATTTGGAATCTTGTCACTATTCACCACTGAATAAAATCTTCTATTTTATTTCCAATACGTATTTCAAAGCATATTCGTGCTAgattttattttgttcgtctcaatgtttggtttaacaatatcaaaattttatatttttttaacgtacgtatttggagatatttatgTTTAGATATTGAGTTGAAATTGGTGATATTGAGATAATTAGTAAATAAGTACTTCGTAGTATGATCTATTATTATCATATAAATTAGATTATAGGTAAAATATATacgaattatattaattattacatAATAGAGTAGTAGATAAATTAAGTTACGCAAGATTTACTCATTTTAAAGAAAGTTAGGTAATTTGTTTAAAGTAGTGAAATATTAAaacattactccctccgtatttcaaaaagagatacactttgaccgacacgtagttttaggagagtgggtggaatttattaaaataagatgaaagtggagTAGTGGGTGAATCATTTATTACAGTAAAgtgatgatgtgagtaagtatgaagaccacaagaaagagagaaatatcTCTTTTTTAAAACGGCCGTTTAAGAaaaatgtatctctttttaaatacggagggagttgTAGATAAATAGTACATACCTAAGAAAAAtgtcaatatatatttttaaaaagtaAGTTATTTTATAGACCtaactatatattttatttcaattttcttttacCTTATTTATCTAGCTTGATACAATGTTATAGGAATGATTAAGTACGTGTTGGTTTATTTTGATAAATTAAATACATTTTTTGTACTAATTGATCATATATTTATGTGTTATTTAATTGTGTTAAAATAAGAATTTCTCAATCGTATACTgaatatattataaataaattagTCCACATTTTATGGAATTTGgtatttctttatttatatGATGTTATATCTAAATAGAGATTTTATATCGTTGGCTAAATTTCTAAACAATAGtaatgtttatttttatgaAAAGATAATCTTAaattggttatatttgttaagAAAGTATAGGAAAGataatttacaaaatatttcCCATGTATAGAgtgcttttttttaaaaggaaaatagaatcaaatattCTTAAGAGgtgaaagttaacaaaataattatagaatattttatttttttatatttttttatatctaaaagagaggccaatcaatgagtgacatttgtcatcaccacattgatttcctctcttttagtataatatatagatgttttctttccaaatcattaataatgtataaaagtaATTATGTAACCTTAAAGATGGTTTTGGGTGGGCCCGACCCGATACCCGACCCTGAACGGCACGAAAAAAGCTCGACCCCGACACAGAcacgaaaaaagaacaacacgaTCAGTGACAGACCCAGGACTTTGGGTCAGGGGTGGCACGATTTATTTTGGTGcgaggaattttttttttaatcaatatatataactaaatttaaaaaatttgtaCAAAATTTAAAGCGACTAATTAGGATAGAGCAGTAAATGATAgaattgaatttattttgtttcggcaattttttttattataatatagtcCAATTAAATATAAAGGTGAAAAGAAAGCATACAATGTTCAAATTggtgttaaaaaaaaagaagataaaGACAACAAATGGAATTATTAGGAAAGAAACGGAATGAAACAAATAATATGAAAGACAATTGATGGTCATGGTTTTTTTAAGTGTAGTCCAATTAATATAAAGATggaaaaataaaagcaaaaaagaTTTCGATTGATGTAGAATTAATtaaaagaactaaatatacAACCAAAGAATTGGGTggaaagaattaaaaaggaaaaaaacaaataagttaaatgaaccaaacttgtcattgtCTGGCCTCGAACCCCTGACTTGTGGCATTAAAAACTAAGGAAAACATACTCTCTTGACGACTACTACAACACAATCACATTCCCTAATAATTAGTGCAGGTTTTTGTAAATATCTGCGTTATTTTTCTTTATTACACAttttaagtattttttttttttttttttcggggGTGGCACGTCCCCCCCGGCCCCAACGTGCATGGATCCGCCAATGAGCACAACACGAACACAAAGTCGTGGACAACATTTTTATTGCATAACTAGTGCGTGTAAGACCTTTTACATTGCAATACAATACAGTTTTCACAAACTATTAATACTTTCTTATTTTACACCAAAATATTTTGTCACGTTATCAACATAAATTACATAATACGAATACTTTTAACAAGTATGGTGGACATATTGAACTCTCGATTATATAGAATTCACATCGATGATGGTTGTTGTATACTTTATTAATCACGGAGTACAAAGtaatttaagaaataaccatCGGTCCTGAATTAGTAAAAGAATTCTAATTTACGTGTTCTACAGGATTTTGATGTTGTACATGCAATATGGAAaatttaatacttcgtatattgtaATAGAAAAGTTCATTCTTTTTGCATATTAGAAAATTCAGGTCAATAAATCATTTTCGAAGTAAAGATAGAGTTAGGAGAATTAACAATGAAACAGAAATGAGAAAAAAGAGAGGAAGAGtcgtttaatttaattatcaaaCGAGGAGtaaaagttgatttttttttaacagcgcgtctcctgtgagaccagtcacaccatcaacttgaagGTGTGACGAGCGcaaaaccaatagcgtacctcccttaaaagtatataaaaaaaagtaacatagctaaactatagaagtaacatacctaaactaaaaaagtacctcctctaaaattattaaaaaaaaaaagtaacatgtctaaactatagaagtaacatacctaaactaaaaatgtacctcccctaaaactattccgtataaaaaaaaaagtaacatgtctaaactatagaagtaacatacctaaactaaaaaagtacctcatctaaaatttttttaaaaaagtaacatgtctaaactatagaagtaacatacctaaactaaaaaaatacctcctctaaaattattaaaaaaaagtaacatgtctaaactatagaagtaacatacctaaactaagaaggtatctcccctaaaactactccgtataaaaaaaaaagtaacatgtataaattatagaagtaacatacctaaactaaaaaaagtacttcctctaaaattatatataaaaaaaagtaacatgtctaaactatagaagtaacataactAAACTAAGAAgttatctcccctaaaactaatccgtataaaaaaagtaacatgtataaactatagaagtaacatacataaactaaaaaaaagtacctcctctaaaattatataaaaaaaaagtaacatacctaaattcgcaagtgtgaactggtctcaccatcagttgatgatgaggacagtctcatataagaatttgggttttTTCAAAGAAATGAGATAACAAAGTATATAAAACAATACATATAATTTATGGATTTTACCTTAACCACAATTAATCATCAAATAGTTATTTCGATGACTGACAGTTAATGAAAATCTACAAagtttaatgttcttttttaacaTTGCCAGAATTCATTAATTTCTGTTAGCCTTTTAATATGACGTATTAAAAATATGTCAGACCGCATATTACAAGAATTAACCTTcatataatatttattttatttattaattaaagaaTTACCAAATATTCCGTTAAAGAGTACCAAATTACCAATAAATACAAGTATATTTTCATACAATAGAAATATCATCGATAAAATATATCATTAAAGGATTATAATCAAATAAAAAGTAGTCTATTAGTTAAGGAAAACGCACTAGACTTTTCCctctgaaaaataaaataaaatcctcTATTGGTTGGAATTCTTGCAAATTATTTACCTCATTGTTAATTTCTATTAAACGTATCTTAAGGAAGGAGAGATGTAGAGATAAAAAATCGGGACTAAGCATTAAATTagccttttatttattttaaagaaagaGAAATGATACAAAAATtaccataaataaataaattgtaaACCTCTCGGAGCGAAAAATAAGGCAAGTAAAATGGGACAGACGGACAAATCAGAATCATTAGTCATTATCAAACTCATTACCGTCCCTTCTTACCTTCCCCCCTCCTTCCCCGCACACGGCGCACCCCTATATAATCAatccttctctctcttctttatAATCATCGCAAACCcagaaatattaatttattccatttaaataaaaaatcaattctttttcttttttctctctcaaaaagaTGCTACTCCGAAGCGCATCAACGCCTCTGCTAAACTCATGGGCACCGAACCACTCTCCTTCCGTACCATCCACCCCAACTTCTCCCGAACCTAAATCTTGCCTCGCCATTACGACGTCGTCTTGTACCGCTAAGCTTAGCCGAGCTTCTTCGGAATCAGATCTCCGCCACCTCACCGCCGTTTCCCCTAAACGAAGCCCTTTTGCGTCGGGTATTGGGTCGGATTCTGGGACGGGATCGAGGTTGTTGATGAACGGTGGGTTGGGTTTGAGAGAGAGGGTGGTtgaggaggaagaagaggagagtgAGGTGGAGGAGGAAAGAGATTCCGACGGTGGTGGGTGGGGTAAAGGTGGAGGATCTGACCGTGGAAATGGGTTCGGGTTTGGGTTTGGGTTCGGAAGTTGGGATTCAAACAATGGGGGTGGAGAGGGTACCGATTTGTATTATCAGAATATGATTGAGGCTAATCCTGGAAATTCACTCCTTTTAGGCAATTATGCTAAGTTCTTGAAAGAGGTAATTCTTATTTCTTTAATCTTCAAATGATtaactttcattttttttatgagATCTGTTTTGAGATGAATGTATTAAGTTATTGTGAAACCATGTCATATAATAATTTTCCGGGGTTGGTAACGTAGCATGATACTGTTTTCAAGGGCTTGGTAATGTAGCATTATACTGATTTTAGATTAATCGATTAATTGCAAGACGGTCTCAAGAAAAagttcaatgaaattttatttgTTTCGATTTGTAACTTGGTTAGGATTCAATGAGATTTGATATACTTTATTACCAGAAATGTGATAATTTGATGGGTCGAGAAAAATCATGTAGATCCGATTTAATAGTCGATTCATTACTGCTTTTAAGTTATTGTGAGAGTGTCTCAGAAATCATAGAGATCCTTTCTAATAGCCGGTTTATTAGTGTGTATAATTCGAGATTTTTATGGTGTTTGTAATATACCAAAATCTTGTGGTTTACTTATGGTTAGTTGTGTTTCTGACGTGTGAAATTGGGATTGGAAACAGGTTAAAGGCGATTATGCAAAAGCAGAAGAGTATTGTGGAAGAGCAATACTTGCAAATCCCGGGGATGGAAATGTTTTATCCCTGTATGCAGATTTGATTTGGCAAACTCAGAAAGACTCTTTAAGGGCTGAAAGTTATTTTGATCAGGCAGTCAAAGCAGCTCCTGATGACTGGTGAGTCTGCCTTTACCGCGTATTCCAGCTTGTTCTTGTGTAGTCGTAGGATTTAGTTATCACGTTACTAATTCAAATGAAAGTATCGAGTTTTTAAAAGATTTGATGGGAGTTAACTAACATTGAATTTTCGTGTTGCAGTTACGTTCTAGCATCGTATGCACACTTCCTTTGGGATGCAGAAGACgacgaggaagaagaagaagttacaAAACAGTCTAGCATTCCTTCGTTGCCATTGCCGTTCTTTCAAGGGATTGTTCCTCCTTTACCACCCCCTTTAGCTGCTGCTTCTTAAAGAGACAGATTCAAGGCTTCCTTCCTTACCCTCTCTTGTATAATTATAGTACAGATGTAACTCTTTAGCCGGTTTATTCTATAACCCATTTTGCTAACCTGAGAAATAATTGGTGTTCCTTAACTATTAGTATTATGTTAACCCGTAGTTTCAGGCTGCTCCTTCCTCGGTTTTAACTCAAATCATGTACAACCGTACGAGTAATTCCTTGTGAAAGTTGTGCTTATACACTATATGATATGTTCATCAATGAATAGAGCTTTTCAGTCAGTGTCACTTGTTTATGTGCATTTTTATACACATTGTTCTCTGTTAATCAATGCTGCAGCCTCCCAATATGCATTGTTGGTTCGCTATGCCCATAAGGAATGTTAAGCATTCCCGGAGAAGGGAACAGAAAACGGTAATCACCGGAAAATATAAGAGGCACTCTGTATAAAAGATCGAATCCCTCTCGTTTCTCGTTTTTGAGCATGGTGTAAAACTCGCACGAGTTAACAAGGTTTTGGAGGCTGACGATACGAgataggagagagaagatagacaaaggaattcattttaattatgtCACTTGTACGGTTTAGGGGAGGGGGACTAGGGTAGGTAGTGAATGGGGCTGACATGGGGCTtctttttcaaattttaaattcCTACGCGACAACCGCGACACGGTCCGCGACTAACGCATCATTTCCGTTACCGAGACTCTGCGACCGATACCGCATTTTTTATCTATGTTCCTGAGTCCTGCCTCGAGAATTACATTGAACACCATAGACACAACAAGAAGCACCTCTGAATTTTGCAAGGCAACAGAACTAGAAGGTTTTAAAGGGTGTGGAATCTGAAATCAATCGCAATAAGAAGAGGGCGTCAAAATCGCAGCCAGGCatgtatttcataatacatgccatgggcttgtttgtaatttcccatccattttgaaattgttgaatagTCAACCCCGTTTGCCAACTTGAATCCCGTTTGTAATATGAAtaccattttaaaatatttagcaccgtttttgtgatattaataccactttataaaatttattacaaaaCGAGTATCATTTAAGGAAAAtgaatttcatttaaaaaaagtttagtaccatttttgtaataccaataccaaCTCAGCAATGCCAAGTCACCACCCcgttttacaaatttacaattccgttatacatttccccccaaaaatatttaacatttacatttacctttttatttggggtttggcatgtttttgcaaatacatgTCAGGCATGTATTTGGACTTCCTCCGATAAGAAGATGTGTTCAAGGGAAAACAATTGCAGATTGATCTGCATTGCGTCTTCATTGTCTGTATACAACTACGGAGTATTTGACTCTCTCTTTGTTGCAACAGATTAGATATGAGAACATAAGCATTAAAGACAGCATAAGCGATTATAGCAatagaaaaggaaagaaacagAGTTCTTGTTCTTAAAGACAACATAAGCGATTTACAACAGACTCTGAAGGCAAAAGCTAGATAATCAGCATACAGAGCATGGAGAGTTCTTACAACAAGGTAAGCGATTTACAGCAAACTGTGAAGACTATTACTGTCAGCATACAAAATATGGAGAGTTCTTAAGACATCATAAGAGATTAGCAACCGACTGCAAAAGGCAAGAACAACAGGAACTTCACAGTTACTAGATATAATCACTGTCGGTTCTGAGGTACTCCATTAGGAACGAGAACAAGGCTTCCAACACAACAATGGCATCCCAAGGCATCAACTCCCGGAGAAGGGACTGTTAGATTATCAGCATACAAAATATGGAGAGTTCTTAAGACCAGGTAAGCGATATACATCAAACTCTGAAGACTATTACTGTCAGCATACAGAATAGGGAGAGTTCTTAAGACAACATATCCGACTGCAAAAGGCAAGAACAACAGGAACTTAGTTATGAGGCACTGCATTAGGAACGGGAATAAGGCTTCCAACACAAACAATGACATCCCAAGGCATGAAATCCCGAACTTGTCTAACAGTTTTGTCCCTCAAATTAATCCAGATAAATCTGCACGGAGACGATAGATTCTTACCATCTTGCCTCCCCAGAAATTCATCCTTGGAAAAAGCAATTAGGGGCATAGGCAAAGGCTTGAAAATGTCGATTTCAGACAGGGAGAACAACGGAGCCCAAGACTCTTTAACACCATACTCTTTCATAACCCATACATTGGTATCCCTAAACAACTCAGTCTTCAGGGATACCATTAGGCATAAACATCCATCCAAAACCTGCAACTCATCGATATAGCGTACCCATAACAAATCAGGCAAAGCCAAATTAGACCACTTCTCTGAGCAAAGATCAAATCCACAAAGCCAATGAACATCATTTAAATCAATATCGTGATCATAGAAAATCCAATGAAGAACATGGTTGTTAATAAGTACACCAGGTTTATCCCACCTGAATCTATCTCCAGTCCTAGACTCGGCATAAGGTGAACCCCAACAATTCTGTTTGGAGCtataaactactccgtatagtTTCCCTCATTTTACTATCATCCTTAATAAAGTCAGTAACTCTAACAATCTTATAATCATCGTTGGAACTGTCATACCCAAACCCGAAAACAGCTTCACTTTTAACTTTACTAGGAAACTCAGCACACAGGAGATGGAAGTGACTTTCAGTGATTGGATTCCACAAATACAGCTCGTAAGAATGAGTATACGGAAAACAATCAATAACAATGTTATAAATTCGTACCACTGCGACAAGACCATTGCAAGAACCAACAATTCGGGCATTGAAACAATAATCTTCAGAATCATACTCAGAAGGAATGCCGAGATCAAACCTGGAAACAATAATCGTTAGAATTAATCCAGCAtttctattttttaattagatttTAACCAGTGACGATACCCCGGATAATTACGTGAATaacaattattattatattgtttaattaattatgtttgattttttttcacaaCATAATTTCTCTATATTATAAGaagtattaattttaattttgcaaAGATTGTAAAACGAGATAGCCTCAATTGTATAATGCTCTAttattaaatataaatttgGAGGATGCAAGTTCGAATCTTATACAAACTGTATTTCACTCGGCATGTCTACGTTTGTAGAAACATTAGTGAGATATCTTCAACTAGCTCTCCAATCCTTCTTTACCACCATCTTCCTACAAGATACTTTCAAGAACTCTTTTCAAAAACCACCTCAACATCATTGGTGATTTATTCAAAATAGCTCTCGTCTTGTTTTTACTATTTGGTGGtgcatattatattttttatttattcaactTCCTAAATTAATTATCTTACTCAAACAAAAATGACTTTCTACTTGTCAACGAGAATCAAATCTTGAAAGATGTATTAGGTAAGACTGTAAGAGTTAGGGGTGAGCACAATAGTTACCCGTTGAAATTTCAGGTTCctacctgttgcaacaggtacCTGTTGAAATTCCAGGTTCCTACCTATTGCAACAGGTTACTTACAATGGGAATCGGAACCTGCTGAGGACTTTTATCTCATATCCTATAACATAATTCTATCTCATATGATATTCTATCCTCAGCAGAACCTGTTGTAACAAGTTTCGATTCAGGGTACCctattattttgaaattttaaatatattattgatatttttattaaaaaaactaTCTACTTTATGTTTGGGGTTTTGATTGTTTTATAGTTTGGGCTTAAGCTGTAattctatatttatattttccaaaattagctttgattgttttgtattttggaaatatgaaaCAATTTTATATGGCCCAGTTCCTTATTTGGGTACTCCATGTTAGAATTAGTGAGTACACGGTACCCAATAGGGTACCCGTTTCAAAAATATGAGAACCGTAACCTGTTACAACAGGTTTCCAAATTTGTTACCCAGAACCGTAACATGCACAACTGGTTCCGATTCTGGAACCGTAGATTCCTAACCGGTTCCGATTCAGATTCAGATTCAGAGTACCTTTACTTTTTTTTCTCTCACCACTAGTAAGAGTTACTTAAAAAGCTCACCTAAGATCGCTACCTTTATTACCTTTGAAACAAACAATAATCATGAGAAAGAATGGGGAGATCAAACCTGGTAACAGGTGAGAAAGGGTCTTTGATGTCGAATTCATTCGACTGCAGAGACCAGTTGTCGTTGAATATGGCAAGGAGCGTATTGTCGTTCGAGGAGAGACAATGCTTGAGGTTATTGATGGCGAATTCGAGGTTGCGGTTGCTGATGAGAGAGTACCAAGTTTTGGAAACGCATTTGAAACGGAGGAGTGACTTTACTGGCAATCTCTCCAGAATTTTGTTGATTACCTCTGGTGGAATGTCAGACATGGCTTTTTCTTCTCCAATCTCCCCAGTTTATGCTTGTGAgaaatggagagactcaaagaGAGAGGGTGTCTGGAGAAAATGGATGGATTTCAGGAAAGTATGATGCACACCAAAATTAGACATTACTTGTAGGTACTGTGCTAGAGGCTATAGACTAGTACGTTAGAAATTTGGGTGCGAAAGACTTAGTTCATTCTCTAGAATTTTCCCCCTCTAGATTTTTCTAAACAATTCACTGGATATTTCTTAGTTAAATTCTAGATATTAATTTACCTAGATTTTTCCACACACTCTACTAGATTTTTATGTAGTACATTCTAGatttagatttttctagattacaTTTTAACACTCCCCCATCTTGAAAAATTTTATGTAGTACATTCTAGatttagatttttctagattacaTTTTAACACTCCCCCTTAATCTTGAAAAAATCACGTACTCCAAAATGTTTCATCTTTCGAAAAACTCGTTGATGCACTTGTCACCAAACCTCCACTGGACATGAACGTTCGAGTTTTATTAATGTTGGCACCCGTGTTACCAACCTCCATCTTCTCGGTACCTTTTATTAGTCTTGATCATCTTCTCGTTGGTATCCATGTTACCAACTATCCCATTGATGCACATGTCACCCGTCTTCTCCTGAaatttttcttcaaattttattttgttattggtGCTCATGTCCCCAACCATCCCGCTAATGCTCTTGTCATTAGCAAACTTTAAAATCTTcttcaaaatatattttttttcttgattttcttcaCCAGAATTGGtgacattatttttcttgaactgCAATTCTTTTCTACATGACCAAACATTTTGCACTCCCAACATTGTGGTTTTTCTTTAAACCAACAATTTTCACTATCATGGTTAGTCTTCTTACAAATATTGCAGGAAAGTCTAGCATTGGTACTTTTGTACTTTGTTGAATTATCTTCTTCATGATGCACAACCGTCTCCTTTGACATATTCTTGAATCTTGCTGCAAGAGCGGTCTCAACCGCTTCTTCATTAATATGACGGTTTTTCCTTTATTTATGAGACTCCATAGATCCCATAAGTTGTTCAACCGTAATTTTGGATAAATATTTTGTTTCTTCAATTATAGTGACAATATTATCAAATTTATCCGTTAAAGATACCAAAattttctttataattttttcatccGAAATTTCttaaat contains these protein-coding regions:
- the LOC110796829 gene encoding uncharacterized protein, whose translation is MLLRSASTPLLNSWAPNHSPSVPSTPTSPEPKSCLAITTSSCTAKLSRASSESDLRHLTAVSPKRSPFASGIGSDSGTGSRLLMNGGLGLRERVVEEEEEESEVEEERDSDGGGWGKGGGSDRGNGFGFGFGFGSWDSNNGGGEGTDLYYQNMIEANPGNSLLLGNYAKFLKEVKGDYAKAEEYCGRAILANPGDGNVLSLYADLIWQTQKDSLRAESYFDQAVKAAPDDCYVLASYAHFLWDAEDDEEEEEVTKQSSIPSLPLPFFQGIVPPLPPPLAAAS
- the LOC110796830 gene encoding F-box protein At1g11270 yields the protein MSDIPPEVINKILERLPVKSLLRFKCVSKTWYSLISNRNLEFAINNLKHCLSSNDNTLLAIFNDNWSLQSNEFDIKDPFSPVTRFDLGIPSEYDSEDYCFNARIVGSCNGLVAVVLDGCLCLMVSLKTELFRDTNVWVMKEYGVKESWAPLFSLSEIDIFKPLPMPLIAFSKDEFLGRQDVGYVVLRTLPILYADSNSLQSLMYIAYLVLRTLHILYADNLTVPSPGVDALGCHCCVGSLVLVPNGVPQNRQ